DNA sequence from the Coregonus clupeaformis isolate EN_2021a chromosome 13, ASM2061545v1, whole genome shotgun sequence genome:
AGGCTCCAGCCTGCAGGGCATCGGCTCGATCATCCAGCTCTGACAGCTTCTGATCACGCTCCAGAACCTTATCCACATTTACACGCATGATATCGACCACCTGTGGAGGGCAGACACATGGGCCGAAAACAGGGGCAGGATGAATCACTCAATCAACTCAGACTGAGTGGCTGTGTGTTCTCTCCACAGTATATTTACATAATGTATTGATTGTTGACCTAAGTGTGTTGGACATGCATTCATCCAGTCCATGTCGGCTTGTGACTATTCACAACATGTGAAGAAGGTTATGATATTTCTGTGGGTCAGTATGTGCGTAATGCAAGGTGAGTGTGTCTGCATGTTACTCACCTCATCCACCTGAGCCTGTGTCTGTTGCAGGCGGCGGTTGCTAGTGAGGTTGGGAGGGGGCGCCGCTCCATCTGCGGGGGCGCCGGCAGCAGCTGGGGCAGACCTGTCAATCAAACacaactcatcagtctattcacCTTCAATGATGTAAGAATGGCCATGTAGTAATGCATGCATCTACTAAAATAGGCCAACCTATCCCTTTGGTACATAGAAGTACAGATAAGTTACTATCAAATCATAGCTGCTTGGAATTATTTACCGTCACAGTACTCACTGAGATAGAATCTCAACGTTATAGGTTTGGATCAAGTCAACAGCTTTATGATGACTGGATGATGGGAAAAGGAGGCAGAATATCTCTCTTTAATGAGCCTCAACAACAGGCTGAATGGTTTACAAATACTGAATAAAAAAGAGAACAGTAACATCCAACACCAGGATCCAAGGGCCTGAATAAAAGGATCCACCGAGCATGAAATACAATTATGCGTATCCGTTGTGCTTACGGCCCTTTTCTACTGTATTCATAACACCCACTACTAAAGCACATTCAGTGAGGTTCTGAATTAATTTATTCAAACCATCACATTCtatggggcagcaggtagcttagtggttaagagcattgtgccagtaaccgaaaggtcgctggttctaatccccgagccgactaggtgaaaaatctgtcgatgtgcccttgagcaaggtacttaaccctaattgctcctgtaagtcgctctggataagagcgtctgctaaaaaatgactaaaaaaaagaAGGCATCTGaattatgctccctctaattaaaACCAGGAATCAAATGTTTTACAAGACAATAGAAAGAAAGCTAATCATAATGACTGGCTTGCATACTATCTGTCCTAACTGCATCCTCCTAAAGGAAACATGAAGACGACCCATATATTCTGCATATCATATCTGGCAGACATACCATCCTGTCCTACAACCCTCAGCTGGCATTGCTAAGGGGAAACTAATCGACGACAATCAAAGATCCTGACACAATTACTACAAGTCTGGTCCTATCAATCTATTCTGACCATCTATTTTAACCAGCTACAACTGGGTACAATAACTAATTCCTTATCACCAAACTATCTGAATGTGGTGTCTTTATTTTCATTCTGATCACAATGCAGTTGTTATTTTTTTCAAAACCTTGACTATAGGCTAGATGAATCTACCATTAGGCCTAGTTGTTAAAAATATGTCAAGGCACTGTAAAGCCCACTGGCAAGGCCCAAAACACTATGATGCAATGGAGTATGCCGGGTAGTCCTTCCTTTGCGTGCCCCCATTGATCTGATAGTCCTGCTGAATTTGTGTTAGTAACTCACTGGGTGAACCATGGAGCTGAGCTGTGTTAATATCTCACTGTGTGAACCATGGAGCTGAGCTGTGTTAGTATCTCACTGTGTGAACCATGGAGCTGAGCTGTGTTAGTATCTCACTGTGTGGACCATGGAGCTGAGCTGTGTTAATATCTCACTGTGTGAACCATGGAGCTGAGCTGTGTTAGTATCTCACTGTGTGAACCATGGAGCTGAGCTGTGTTAGTATCTCACTGTGTGAACCATGGAGCTGAGCTGTGTTAGTAACTCACTGTGTGAACCATGGAGCTGAGCTGTGTTAGTATCTCACTGTGTGGACCATGGAGCTGAGTAACATACGTATATCAAAGAGAAGGCATCCTTTTCTTGTGTCTCAGTTTGGTAATGGAGTGTATTGTGTCCCTCCAGTATTTCCAGCACCCATGTAGAGCAATAGTCATGTAACTGTAACTGCACCCCCAAGCTGGGGTCATACGCTGTACTATAAATGGATTCATGCTTTAGGGAAGTACTATTGTTCATAATATCTCTAgcctacatactgtatgtgaGAGTGAGTATCAAGCTCAACTTGGTATTTAATTTGAAGTGTCTGTAGCCTTTTCATTATAGTACAATCATAGGTTCACAATTTAAGGATACGTGGGTAGTAAATAATGCACAGCATCGACTTTGAACCACGTTCAATCTGGTTTCTCAACTACATCTTGAGGCTGCTTCCTGCCTGTAGTGACCCACTTCCTCCGCCAGAGTGAGACAAAACTCAGTATAAAGGTCACCTTTAAGGCCGCGACACACAGAGCGAATCCCCATGTGGCTACAAATCCTTCTGTACACTCATGATGTTTTCGTTTGCCTTTATCAGTCCAAAGCAAGCGCTGTCTGGAAACACTCATTTGCTGGGTTGCGTCATCTTGCCACAATAATCATTATGCTACCCAAATATTGTGTGTTTTACTAGGAGACTCCATTATGTTGATGTTTAGGACGGTTGTGTTCTTTCTCATGTCGTTTACAACAATTCTATTTTTAGAGGCCATCCTACCCAGACTCTTTCACCTTCTCCGCGGAAGAGGCCATCGTCATTGTGCCGCGAGCATAAGCGAGATGAACGATGGACGAGGACGTTATTGTCAACTCCCCTTGTGTGTTTTGTACATCATTCCCCACATTGCTAGACCAACCATTGTTTTCTCAGGGCCTCAGATAAAAGAAGAGGGcggattgtgtgtgtgcacggGGAACATATTCAAAGGGCACGACGAAATGGATTGTGTAGGCTATCAAATAAGAGTAATGGAGTGTCGACAGAAGTCTGGGGGAAACCCAGGGCAAGGCTTACCTCACATTCGCAACGTCCTCCACCAACAGGGCGAAAAAAAAGGTCCCTTGTCAAGACATTGGCCAGTAAAATGGTCTTATTCCCTTTGAAAACAGCTGGCATGCTCTTCTTAATTATTATACAGACACGACGATCGGCCACTTGTTATTAATAGGCGACTACATTAATCACATGTCTTTCTTCCC
Encoded proteins:
- the LOC121579463 gene encoding vesicle-associated membrane protein 2, giving the protein MSAPAAAGAPADGAAPPPNLTSNRRLQQTQAQVDEVVDIMRVNVDKVLERDQKLSELDDRADALQAGASQFETSAAKLKNKYWWKNAKMMIILGLICAIVLIVIIVYFST